One window from the genome of Streptomyces sp. NBC_00287 encodes:
- the murQ gene encoding N-acetylmuramic acid 6-phosphate etherase, with protein sequence MTSTSNPRDLRAELESLTTEAFRPDLADIDRLPTLDIARLMNGEDSSVPAAVAARLPRIAAAIDAVAERMARGGRLVYAGAGTAGRLGVLDASECPPTFNTDPTQVVGLIAGGPEAMVTSVEGAEDSKELARADLDALGLTPLDSVVGVSASGRTPYAIGAVEHARVLGALTIGLACNADSALAAAAEHGIEIVVGPELLTGSTRLKSGTAQKLVLNMISTITMIRLGKTYGNLMVDVRASNDKLRARSRRIVALATGADDEEIERALAATDGEVKNAILVVLADVDGPTAARLLEESGGHLRAALAAAGG encoded by the coding sequence ATGACCTCTACATCCAACCCCCGTGATCTCCGCGCCGAGTTGGAGTCCCTCACCACCGAGGCCTTCCGCCCCGACCTCGCCGATATCGACCGGCTGCCCACGCTCGACATCGCCCGTCTGATGAACGGCGAGGACAGCTCCGTACCGGCCGCCGTGGCCGCGCGGCTGCCGCGGATCGCCGCCGCCATCGACGCGGTGGCCGAGCGGATGGCGCGCGGGGGGCGGCTCGTCTACGCGGGCGCGGGCACCGCGGGGCGGCTCGGGGTGCTCGACGCCTCCGAGTGCCCGCCCACCTTCAACACCGACCCGACGCAGGTCGTCGGCCTGATCGCGGGCGGCCCCGAGGCCATGGTGACCTCGGTCGAGGGCGCCGAGGACTCCAAGGAGCTGGCCCGCGCCGACCTCGACGCGCTCGGGCTCACGCCCCTCGACTCGGTGGTCGGCGTCTCCGCCTCCGGCCGTACTCCGTACGCGATCGGCGCCGTCGAACACGCCCGTGTGCTCGGCGCGTTGACCATCGGCCTGGCCTGCAACGCGGACAGCGCCCTCGCGGCCGCGGCGGAGCATGGCATCGAGATCGTGGTCGGCCCCGAGCTGCTCACCGGGTCCACCCGGCTGAAGTCCGGCACGGCGCAGAAGCTCGTCCTCAACATGATCTCGACGATCACGATGATCCGGCTGGGCAAGACGTACGGGAACCTGATGGTCGACGTACGCGCCTCGAACGACAAGCTGCGCGCCCGCTCCCGCCGTATCGTCGCGCTGGCCACCGGCGCGGACGACGAGGAGATCGAGCGGGCGCTCGCCGCCACCGACGGCGAGGTGAAGAACGCCATCCTGGTGGTGCTGGCCGACGTCGACGGCCCGACGGCCGCCCGCCTTCTGGAGGAGTCCGGCGGCCATCTGCGTGCCGCGCTGGCGGCGGCGGGCGGCTGA